In the genome of Methylophaga nitratireducenticrescens, one region contains:
- a CDS encoding PP2C family protein-serine/threonine phosphatase, with protein sequence MYHFYAKSIKGARKSKNDDCFLVNQFLGSTDNYKSQTKKDQFLVGVADGVGGVPLGGFAAKFLMENISNKGKLLSHALILNIINNSHSYLRKEFMGEAQTVFTLAFCNQEIVSIYHVGDTRLYKVTDRNIVQITKDETYTQELIDKGVISDEMKNFHPHKNIIKQSIGGDRDIIMNHYKCTIEPGETLLLSTDGIHDYLFDEDIKNIFKSSKNIQKNINTLIEKSVEMGSNDDITVIAVTNN encoded by the coding sequence ATGTATCATTTTTACGCAAAATCCATTAAAGGTGCACGCAAAAGTAAGAATGATGATTGCTTCTTAGTGAACCAGTTCCTCGGCAGTACCGATAATTACAAATCTCAAACTAAGAAAGATCAGTTTCTTGTTGGAGTAGCGGATGGAGTTGGAGGTGTACCCTTAGGAGGATTCGCAGCAAAATTCCTGATGGAAAATATATCTAATAAAGGCAAGCTTCTTTCTCACGCCTTAATTTTAAATATTATTAATAATTCCCATTCATATCTAAGAAAAGAATTTATGGGTGAAGCCCAAACAGTATTTACTCTGGCTTTTTGTAATCAAGAGATCGTGAGTATTTACCATGTTGGAGATACACGCCTTTATAAGGTCACTGATAGAAACATAGTTCAAATCACTAAGGATGAGACTTATACACAGGAATTAATAGACAAAGGGGTTATTAGTGATGAAATGAAAAATTTTCATCCACACAAAAACATCATTAAGCAATCAATAGGTGGTGATAGAGACATTATTATGAATCACTACAAATGCACTATAGAACCTGGAGAAACACTTTTACTCTCGACGGATGGAATTCATGACTATTTGTTTGATGAAGATATAAAAAATATTTTTAAATCGTCTAAAAATATCCAAAAAAACATTAACACTTTAATCGAGAAATCAGTGGAAATGGGTTCTAATGATGATATTACTGTTATAGCTGTAACAAACAATTAG
- a CDS encoding competence protein CoiA family protein, translating to MALVKIGWGKTQDGKFIHVNEATRGKKCNCTCPECGTPLISRQGEVTAWHFAHSLPVECYGESVLHKVAKQIITEAADRQKSFLIPSLEKELTTNDLIGKEHLTTWKYSERIVLLDDAKEEIRLRNGLITDVLVSEKNQETSLAVEIFVTHKKSEIDIQKFSEIKQDVIEIDLSKVNPLSDRKTLEEHVLRGPDRYWLFNQEESNQLSIHQQNVDKVNQNYIDEMMQLVLPTINSGQLKNLRFMWPQLTKNVSKKGIFTDVLFGKALKTPKITELNYQKSYSLTGYGCVTACFG from the coding sequence ATGGCATTAGTGAAAATTGGTTGGGGGAAAACACAAGATGGTAAATTTATTCACGTTAATGAAGCTACACGAGGGAAGAAATGTAACTGTACTTGTCCAGAATGTGGTACTCCATTAATCTCTAGGCAAGGCGAAGTCACAGCATGGCATTTTGCTCATTCACTACCCGTTGAATGTTATGGTGAATCCGTTCTCCATAAAGTCGCCAAGCAAATCATTACTGAAGCTGCTGACAGACAAAAATCATTTCTAATTCCTTCACTCGAAAAGGAACTAACAACAAATGATCTGATCGGTAAAGAGCACCTCACAACCTGGAAATATTCGGAAAGAATTGTACTTCTAGATGATGCAAAAGAAGAAATCAGACTTAGAAATGGGCTGATAACAGATGTTTTAGTAAGTGAAAAAAATCAAGAAACATCGCTTGCAGTTGAAATATTCGTAACCCATAAAAAATCTGAAATAGATATCCAGAAATTTTCAGAAATCAAACAAGATGTCATTGAGATTGATCTTTCAAAAGTTAATCCTCTATCAGATAGAAAAACTTTGGAAGAGCATGTATTGCGAGGCCCCGATAGGTATTGGCTTTTTAATCAAGAAGAGTCAAACCAATTAAGCATTCATCAACAAAATGTAGATAAGGTTAACCAAAATTACATTGATGAAATGATGCAGCTTGTATTACCAACTATCAACTCAGGTCAGCTGAAAAACCTTCGATTTATGTGGCCACAACTTACAAAAAATGTCTCTAAGAAAGGCATATTTACTGATGTTCTTTTTGGTAAGGCCCTCAAAACACCGAAAATTACTGAACTTAATTACCAGAAATCATACTCGTTGACTGGATATGGCTGTGTAACTGCATGTTTCGGCTGA
- a CDS encoding helix-turn-helix transcriptional regulator: MENVKVSNVALIDTASKDIGLKFRKPTVGPELEMVHQFIERFVDSYKNKQNRVSIFIEPLVEQAYPDIVIAEYNPKAIDQWRPSRNNINVNDLKVLQNIRTLRGVNANQIVDKTNFSYKTILQAIEKLFDAGLIDRKGERWVAKSLRDTYFLKSIVTVEAKLNQWDSLLNQAHANKWFSSESYALSAVKQPKETTLNRFRTNGIGLYRLNGNGIVEIHKAEKQALPKNHISWMFNEWVGRYETLR, translated from the coding sequence TTGGAGAATGTAAAAGTGTCAAACGTAGCTTTAATTGATACTGCGTCGAAGGATATCGGCCTAAAATTTCGAAAACCAACTGTTGGACCCGAATTAGAAATGGTACATCAGTTCATAGAACGATTTGTTGACTCATATAAAAATAAACAAAATAGAGTATCAATATTTATTGAGCCACTAGTTGAGCAAGCATATCCAGATATAGTAATAGCTGAATATAACCCAAAAGCTATCGATCAATGGAGGCCAAGTCGTAACAATATTAATGTTAATGATTTAAAAGTTCTTCAAAATATTCGAACTTTGCGTGGAGTTAATGCAAATCAGATTGTTGATAAAACTAACTTCAGCTACAAAACTATCTTGCAGGCAATTGAAAAACTTTTTGATGCTGGCTTAATAGATAGAAAAGGTGAAAGGTGGGTAGCTAAATCACTGCGAGATACGTATTTTCTTAAAAGTATAGTTACAGTCGAAGCAAAATTGAATCAGTGGGATTCTCTATTGAACCAAGCTCATGCTAACAAGTGGTTTTCATCAGAATCATATGCCCTTTCAGCTGTAAAACAACCAAAAGAAACTACACTTAACCGTTTTAGAACTAACGGAATTGGTTTGTATAGACTTAACGGCAACGGGATTGTCGAAATTCACAAGGCTGAAAAGCAAGCACTCCCCAAGAATCATATTTCATGGATGTTTAATGAATGGGTAGGACGTTATGAGACCCTCCGATAG
- a CDS encoding GNAT family N-acetyltransferase, whose translation MGVSAPTPLKDDHDISQFNCGNQTLNNWLQHTALKNERHDGSRTFVVCDDKRVVGYYTLAAGAIQRLDASGKVRRNMPEPVPVIVLGRLAVDLAYQGNRVGPGLLKDALLRVISISEQIGIKAMLVHAISEEAKNFYLHYGFTESPTNDMTLMITIKDAVAHL comes from the coding sequence ATGGGAGTAAGTGCCCCAACCCCATTAAAAGATGACCACGATATATCTCAATTTAATTGTGGAAATCAAACACTTAATAACTGGCTTCAGCACACTGCGTTAAAAAATGAACGTCATGATGGTTCAAGAACATTTGTGGTGTGTGATGATAAGCGTGTTGTTGGTTACTATACGCTCGCAGCAGGAGCTATCCAGCGCCTTGATGCTTCTGGCAAAGTAAGAAGAAACATGCCTGAACCTGTTCCCGTCATTGTTCTAGGTAGATTGGCTGTTGATCTAGCTTACCAGGGTAATAGGGTAGGTCCTGGTCTTCTCAAAGATGCCTTATTACGAGTGATTAGTATCAGCGAGCAAATTGGGATAAAAGCAATGCTTGTTCACGCTATATCTGAAGAGGCTAAAAACTTTTATCTTCATTATGGTTTTACTGAATCACCAACTAATGACATGACATTGATGATTACTATCAAGGATGCCGTGGCACATTTATGA
- a CDS encoding type II toxin-antitoxin system TacA family antitoxin: protein MQETIKRQAPINLRALPAQRALIDRASQICGKSRTDFVLEAACREAENILLDQRLFFLDEQTFNAFEESLLAPVKDNPALRKLLASPSPWE, encoded by the coding sequence AAGCACCAATTAACTTACGCGCACTGCCAGCTCAGCGCGCTTTAATTGACCGTGCGAGCCAAATTTGTGGGAAGAGTCGTACTGATTTCGTTCTAGAAGCAGCATGTCGCGAAGCAGAGAATATCTTGTTAGACCAGCGATTATTTTTTCTCGATGAGCAAACCTTTAATGCCTTTGAAGAAAGCTTATTAGCACCGGTTAAAGACAACCCTGCCTTACGTAAATTGTTGGCTAGCCCATCCCCATGGGAGTAA
- the istB gene encoding IS21-like element helper ATPase IstB, whose product MSLSSLHEQLKALRLGHFCQALQQQQAQPNTYADMNFEERLGLLATHELLCRDNTKVTRLVRQAKLRFDARPSGIDYRSDRGLKKEKIATLLSGQYLHYNQNIIITGATGCGKTHLACALATQACEQHHSARYYRLGELLDELHVGRADGSYRQQLTVLAKRKLLVLDDWGMEKLTARQANDLLDVMELRYQQSSTIIASQIPTAEWYTLIPSPTIADALLDRLLHNSHRIELTGESMRKLDQSDHLA is encoded by the coding sequence ATGAGTTTATCCTCATTGCATGAACAGTTAAAAGCACTACGGCTGGGCCACTTTTGCCAGGCACTGCAACAGCAACAAGCACAACCCAACACCTACGCCGATATGAACTTCGAAGAGCGGCTTGGGCTTTTGGCAACCCATGAACTGTTGTGTCGCGATAACACAAAAGTCACGCGCCTGGTCCGGCAGGCAAAGCTTCGTTTTGATGCTCGCCCCAGTGGTATCGACTATCGCAGTGACCGGGGGCTTAAGAAAGAAAAAATAGCCACATTACTGAGCGGACAGTACTTACATTACAACCAGAATATTATCATTACCGGTGCCACTGGCTGCGGCAAAACACATCTTGCCTGCGCCCTGGCAACACAGGCTTGCGAGCAACATCACAGTGCCCGTTACTATCGGCTCGGTGAGTTGCTTGATGAGCTGCATGTTGGGAGAGCTGATGGTTCATACCGGCAACAACTCACTGTGCTGGCTAAACGTAAGCTACTTGTCCTTGATGACTGGGGAATGGAAAAGCTGACCGCACGTCAGGCCAACGATTTACTGGATGTGATGGAGCTGCGTTACCAACAATCCAGCACTATCATCGCCAGCCAAATCCCCACCGCAGAATGGTACACACTGATACCCAGTCCAACAATCGCAGATGCATTGCTCGATCGTTTACTGCACAACAGTCACCGTATTGAACTAACTGGAGAATCGATGAGAAAACTAGACCAATCCGATCACTTAGCGTAA
- the istA gene encoding IS21 family transposase, producing the protein MARKRTQMNKIKDILRLRFDAGLSLRDVSKCCAVGPATVSEILSRFSASGLTWPLPEQCSDTELENAVYKGRNVSRHKRQPDFVTMHHELKRKGMTKLLLWQEYREEEPATAYGYTQFCEHYGRWVRTQKRSMRQLHLAGDKLFIDYCGPTVPIIDPNTGEVLYEAQIYVATLGASNYTYVEAMRSQQLQDWIMAHVHAFTFFDGVPQLLVPDNLRSAVTKASSYAPILNENYARMARHYGTAIMPARPYKPKDKSKVENAVLIVERWILMRLRHEHFYTLSSLNQRIQELLFELNHRQQRVHPGSRYELYIRLDKPALMPLPAYAYEYIDSKQARVGPDYHVLYAKHAYSVPHHLVGKNVTLEATAQIICIYYQGNVIAQHPRKHQPGGFTTVKEHMPEAHVKQRWSTERLLGWANNIGSGCRTVITSQLQRRQHPEQAIKSCLAILTLTNKYGQERLEAACQKALLLEQPHLKVITNLLVNNKERDTSFTGADEQPVNHHNIRGQHYYQ; encoded by the coding sequence ATGGCTAGAAAGAGAACACAAATGAACAAGATAAAAGATATCCTGAGACTACGATTTGACGCAGGTCTCAGCTTAAGAGACGTCAGTAAATGCTGTGCGGTTGGCCCTGCGACCGTCAGTGAAATTCTATCCCGTTTTTCTGCCAGCGGACTCACTTGGCCATTGCCAGAGCAATGCAGTGACACCGAGCTTGAAAATGCCGTCTATAAAGGCAGAAACGTCTCACGCCACAAACGCCAGCCTGATTTTGTCACCATGCACCATGAGCTCAAACGCAAGGGCATGACCAAACTGTTGTTGTGGCAGGAGTATCGAGAGGAAGAACCGGCAACCGCCTATGGTTACACCCAGTTCTGTGAACATTACGGTCGGTGGGTAAGAACACAAAAACGCAGCATGCGACAGCTGCATCTTGCCGGGGACAAGCTGTTCATTGATTATTGCGGACCGACTGTTCCGATAATTGACCCCAACACGGGTGAAGTCCTCTACGAGGCACAAATCTACGTCGCAACGTTGGGTGCATCGAACTATACTTATGTTGAAGCGATGCGCTCGCAACAGCTGCAAGACTGGATCATGGCACATGTCCATGCCTTTACGTTCTTCGATGGCGTGCCTCAGCTTTTAGTCCCCGACAATCTGCGTTCAGCCGTGACCAAAGCCAGTTCATACGCGCCAATACTGAATGAAAACTATGCACGTATGGCCAGGCACTACGGCACGGCCATTATGCCGGCAAGACCCTATAAGCCGAAAGACAAATCCAAAGTTGAGAATGCGGTACTGATTGTGGAACGCTGGATCTTGATGCGTTTGCGCCATGAGCACTTCTATACGTTATCGAGCCTGAATCAGCGGATACAGGAACTGCTGTTTGAACTTAACCACCGTCAACAACGCGTTCATCCAGGCTCACGTTATGAGTTGTATATCCGGCTGGATAAACCGGCATTGATGCCTTTACCAGCTTACGCTTATGAGTATATCGACAGCAAGCAGGCACGCGTTGGACCTGATTATCATGTGCTGTATGCCAAACATGCTTACTCGGTACCACATCACCTTGTTGGTAAAAACGTCACGTTAGAAGCAACAGCACAAATTATCTGTATCTATTACCAGGGCAACGTCATTGCTCAGCATCCAAGAAAACATCAGCCTGGTGGCTTTACCACCGTCAAAGAGCATATGCCAGAAGCCCATGTAAAACAGCGCTGGAGTACCGAGCGATTACTTGGTTGGGCTAACAACATCGGTAGCGGGTGCCGTACGGTGATCACTTCACAGCTTCAACGACGACAACACCCTGAACAGGCCATTAAAAGCTGTCTGGCCATCCTCACGCTTACCAACAAATATGGACAGGAACGACTTGAAGCTGCGTGTCAAAAGGCATTGCTGCTTGAGCAGCCACATTTAAAAGTGATTACGAATCTCTTGGTGAACAACAAAGAACGCGACACCAGCTTTACCGGTGCTGATGAGCAACCGGTTAATCACCACAACATCCGTGGACAACACTACTACCAATAA
- a CDS encoding serine/threonine protein kinase, giving the protein MRPSDRIARCFSEQGLKAIELHHTAGQKYVFTAQHPEHGTVILKVIKPDQDIERIKREIEIVKGCQGFNTSIIYDDGEIEFEDEKFFFIIESYIDGVNLRQYLNENQLLTHSEVYKLLSSILTAIQLLEGRNLVHRDIKPENIMRAYDGTYYLIDFGIARDLSMESLTDTNSRFGPHSAGYAPIEQINNEKKHIDSRVDIYSLGVIAYEGLTGTNPFLDGSENIIHVIRKIQRGSFSLEVNGGEHDELNEFINACMNKYRNRRPSSAVEAREWFDTILKNYESRG; this is encoded by the coding sequence ATGAGACCCTCCGATAGAATTGCACGTTGTTTTAGTGAGCAGGGGCTGAAAGCTATAGAATTGCATCATACTGCTGGACAGAAATATGTTTTTACGGCTCAGCACCCTGAGCATGGGACTGTCATACTGAAAGTAATAAAGCCTGATCAAGATATTGAACGAATTAAACGCGAAATTGAAATTGTAAAGGGCTGCCAGGGATTCAATACGTCAATAATTTATGATGACGGTGAAATAGAGTTCGAAGATGAAAAATTCTTTTTTATCATTGAGTCGTATATCGATGGTGTGAACTTAAGACAATATCTTAATGAGAATCAATTACTCACACATAGTGAAGTATATAAGCTTTTGAGTTCTATACTGACTGCAATTCAGTTGCTTGAAGGAAGGAATTTAGTCCATAGAGATATCAAACCTGAGAACATCATGCGAGCGTATGATGGCACCTACTACCTAATAGATTTTGGAATTGCCCGTGATCTCTCAATGGAGTCTTTGACAGATACTAATAGCAGGTTTGGACCACATTCCGCTGGTTATGCTCCGATAGAACAAATCAATAATGAAAAAAAACATATAGATAGTCGAGTAGATATATATTCTCTTGGCGTCATTGCTTATGAAGGGCTCACCGGCACTAACCCTTTTTTAGATGGTAGTGAAAATATTATTCATGTCATTAGAAAAATTCAGCGCGGAAGTTTTAGTTTAGAAGTGAATGGCGGTGAACATGATGAGCTTAATGAATTTATAAATGCATGTATGAATAAGTATAGAAATAGAAGGCCAAGCTCAGCTGTGGAAGCTAGAGAATGGTTTGATACTATACTTAAAAACTATGAGTCAAGAGGGTAA